The Spartinivicinus poritis region GGTGAAGAAGATATAGTTATTGCTGCTAAGCCAGAACACTTACCTGCTAGTTTAAGCTTTAAACCTATAGCAACATCAGGCCTGGTGTTTATTGCGCCAACAGTAAGCTGCCTGGCAAGAGAGTTTGTTGATGCAGAGATTATGGACTGGGAAAGAGTCCCGATTATTCAAGCAGAGCAGGGCCTAATCAAACAAAGGCTGCAGTTGTGGTTTCGTCAGCAAGGTATCAAACCTAATGTCTATACATCGGTTGCAGGTCATGAAGCAATAGTCAGTATGGTTAGTCTGGGTTTTGGGGTAGGCATTGTGCCTGAGTTGGTGCTGCTTAATAGCCCGCTGGCTAATAAAATTCAGCAATTAACAGTAGACCCTGTCTTGCAGCCGTTTACTATAGGTTTGTGTGTACAAACACGGCGTTTACAAAATCCTCTGGTCAAAACTTTCTGGGATACAGCCAAAGTGCTTGGCTAGCCTTTGTGGTTTGATGAAATATTTTGGTTAATCACGCAATTTAATTCGGGTTTGATATAATGCCAGAACCGTTTGTTTTTTGGACAATTACTCTATGAGTCAAGAGAAAGACAATTCAGTGGCAGATGATACCGAAGATCAGCTGCCACAAACGATACTACCCATCGACGAGCATGTTGAAGAAGTTGCTGAAAATGGTAGAAAAGTAAGACGGAAAGGGGTTTATTTACTACCTAATCTGTTTACCACAACTGCATTATTTTGTGGTTTTTATGCCATTGTTAGCTCAATGAACCAAATGTTTGAGCAAGCTGCAATCGCTATTTTTGTGGCGATGATCTTTGATGGGCTTGATGGCCGTGTGGCGCGGCTGACCAATACTCAAAGTGCCTTTGGTGCAGAATACGACAGTTTATCTGATATGGTGGCCTTTGGTGCAGCGCCAGCTTTGGTGTGTTTTAACTGGAATCTAACCAGTTTAGGTAAAGTTGGCTGGATGGTGGCATTTATTTATGTAGCTTGTGTAGCCCTTCGCCTAGCTCGTTTTAATACACAAATTGATACCGCTGATAAGCGCTAT contains the following coding sequences:
- the pssA gene encoding CDP-diacylglycerol--serine O-phosphatidyltransferase, producing MSQEKDNSVADDTEDQLPQTILPIDEHVEEVAENGRKVRRKGVYLLPNLFTTTALFCGFYAIVSSMNQMFEQAAIAIFVAMIFDGLDGRVARLTNTQSAFGAEYDSLSDMVAFGAAPALVCFNWNLTSLGKVGWMVAFIYVACVALRLARFNTQIDTADKRYFTGLPCPSAAAVVAAMVWALNQADLASNGLVTMFTAAVMALTGILMVSNVRYHSFKDLEFKGRVPFVAIIAIVLVFAVVFTNPPWVLMVVFLLYAASGPVLAVWRFKQKRVAAAQGK
- the ilvY gene encoding HTH-type transcriptional activator IlvY — translated: MDYQGLKLFLHLASTLHFGQTSEACFISPSTLSRHIKRLEEEVGKPLFERDKRKVSLTRAGELFRQYASETLANWNRFQETLQEETTLLSGEISMYCSVTASYSFLSDLLVTYRQRQPSVEVKLHTGDAAYSIPKVVAGEEDIVIAAKPEHLPASLSFKPIATSGLVFIAPTVSCLAREFVDAEIMDWERVPIIQAEQGLIKQRLQLWFRQQGIKPNVYTSVAGHEAIVSMVSLGFGVGIVPELVLLNSPLANKIQQLTVDPVLQPFTIGLCVQTRRLQNPLVKTFWDTAKVLG